The segment GAGATTGTTAGAACTCTGTAAGCGATCGGGCGATCGACCCACTGATATTTCTTTTGGATTAGGGCCTCGAATCAATGCAGTCAGCCGGATTCAAGGCGATGCACACTTCTGTGTCGAGCTATTAACGAGCCAAGATGTCCAACGCTGTAAAGAGCTAGCGGACGAAACAGAACTGGCAAACACTCGCCGCAAAGCTCTGCAAAAAGATGTCTTACAGCAAGCAAAAGCAAAACTCGCACAACTGGATCTCTCAACGACGGGTGTGATTGTGCTGTGGGATGAACAATGGAGTGGCGGGGTTCTGGGATTAGTTGCAGGTCAGATTGCTCAAGAATATGGCAAACCAACGATTTTACTAACAGTAGATGAGGAATTTGCTCGTGGCTCGGCTCGATCGACAAATCAAATCGATCTCTATCAACTCGTCAAAGATCAGGCTCATCTCTTACATCGCTTTGGTGGGCATCCATTTGCCGCCGGATTGAGTTTAGCGATCGACAATCTCCCTCTATTTGCCCAAGCAATCAATCAGCGATTACTCCAACAAAGTGATCCCCCTACTCCAACGATTCAAGCGGATCTTTGCGTCACGGTGAGCGAACTCAATCTCGAACTCTACAAAGAACTGCGATTGATTGAACCTTGCGGAATGGGGAATCCAATTCCAAAATTATTGATTCAAAACTGCTGGTTTCAAGCGGGTAGAAATACCAAAATTCAAGACCTCTACGGACGCAAAGTTGAATACATTCGCACCCCGTTTATGATTTGCGATGAATCAGCCGCACAAGGCTTTCCGGGCATATGGTGGGGGCATTATGCCTATGAACTTCCAACCGGACGCTGTGATGCCATTGTGGAACTTGAGAACAATACTTTTCGCAAGCGATACGAAGTTCGATTAGTTGCAGTGCGATCGTGCGAAGAAATCAAACCGGCTCAAACGCAATGGCTTTTAGATTGGAGAACTCAACGCACTGAAGAAAAAGCAATTGAGCTAAAAACTGTTCCGACTAGTTGGAATGAATTAAAAATCTGGTACAGACGAGCGTTGACTGAACAATGCCCTTTAGCGATCGCCTATCCTCCCCCAACCTTGCTTCCTGCTGCTGAGATCTGGCAAACCTTCGTGGGCATTGCAAAATATCTCAGTCGCACCGGAAAGACTGCGACTCGGCAGCAATTGTACGATCGATTGATGATTGGTGATATTGCATTAAAAGCTGGAATTCAAACCTTAGAATCACTTGGCTTTCATGTCACGTATTCAGATCAGGGCTTCAGCTTCAGCTTCAAGGAACAGGCAGCTTCTAATCTGATGCTTGAACCTTTTTTCGCTGCGATTCGAGAAGAACAATTCTATCGACAGTACTTTGCCCAAGTTCCATTGACTACGATTCAAGCGATCGTAGTCAATTAGTGAAGATCGCGAATCGAGAACTAGATGCTGCCGCTGCGCCAGGTAGCACAGAAGTTAGAGGATGTTTCAAAGGTATCAACCGTTTCCTCGCTCCGTTCTAGCTCGCCCCGGATTGGAAATCTAGGGGCGGGTGAATGCGATGAACGATACGTTTCAAACATCTTCTTAGGAAGGTTTAAATATCGCTAACTTCCAGTTACTCGGCTCCTCTAACTGATTTAACTGCCCTTTTGAGATGACCCATAACGTTGTTCGAGTTCTAAATAGCCCGAAAACTTTGCGATCGCCTTTGGAGGTCGGAGTCGATCGGGTCACAGTCCCACAATAAGGATTTGAACCCTTGAGCGTGACAACAAAAAACTGGTTCGCTTCGTAGCCCTCAGGAATTTTGAAAGTGGCAAAAACATTGTGTCGCCCCTGCCAAGGTTCAACCACAACTTTTTCTGGATGAATCAAATTCTCTGAAGTTTCAGTTTGCGATAGCACCCAATCTGGGCAACCAGAAGCAACACTGGGTCTGCGCGATTCCAGTTTTTCTGCCCCCAATATCACGATCGGCAAACTCATCAAGGCAATTAAGATTAAACCAGCCCGCTTAGTCAACATCCTTACACTTGGTTAGAAATATCACGTGAATCTAGGGTAGATCATTCATCTTCAGTTTGACAAAAATCACTGCAATTGGCTTTGAGCAAACCATTCTGTTACTCCATCTGCCAGGGTCGCTGCAAGTCTCTTTTGTTCTACGGGGTTCGTGATCCACTCAAATTCATCGGGATTAATCATAAATCCCAGTTCTAAAAGCACAGTCGGCGCGACGGTGGGGCGAGTCAGAGCAAGATTGTTCCAGTACACACCATAAGAAGGTCGATCGAGCTTTTTCACTAGATAGTCATGCAAGAATACGGCTAAATCATGAGCCTGAGGCTGATACCAGAAGGTAGCAACGCCTTTTGTATTGATGGCATCACCATCATCTGGCAGCGCATTGTAATGAATCGAAAGCGCGATCGTTGGTTCAGTCTCATTGATTTGCTTCACTCGCGGAGCTAAATCGAGATCAATATCTGCCTCACGAGTCATCACGACTCTTGCACCTCGCTTGACTAATTCCTCGCGCAGCAATTTGCTGGTGATTAAGGCAACTTCTTTCTCTGGATATCCGGTTCCCCCTCTTGAACCTAAATCTTCGCTGCCACCATGTCCTGGATCAAGAAGAATTTTCATACCAGACAACGAATTCTTCCGCATTCGTGGCGGGTGCTTCAGCGATAACACTAATGTTGTGCCTTCATATCGCAATTTATAACCCCACTGTTGATTCGATTTGAGATTGAAGCGATATTCGATCTTTTCAGGTGCAACTTGTTGCCAATCTAATCGAGCGATCGCGGGATCAGTACTTAATCGAATCGTATCGGTTTGCGCTGTTGTGTTGTAAAGCGTCAGAATGAACCGATTTTGATCTTGAGCAACCGTAATCGGTACAGGAATTTGCAGCGGAAAACGGACTTCTGTCCAATCTTTCACAGTGCGAGATGTGATGCCACGAATCAGCGATCGTACTGGAGTGGCTCCCGGAATGATTTTGACATCGCTCGATCGAATCCATCCCCCATACTCCAATCGCAACCAATCGCCTTCGCGCGCGGTAATTGTTGCTCTTGTTCCTCTCGGCAAGGGCGTTAAGCGAGAAAAATCTGTACTGGCTCCGGTTCTTGCAGTTCCTTGCTCAGCGGTTACTTCTGCGATTTCTAATCGAGCCGGATCGAGGATCGAAATTTTTCCAGGCGCTTCTTGACTCACATTTCCCAACAGATAAGTGACTTTTCCTAAATCTCCGCTCGTTTTCGGAGTCACACAGCCTGCATACTGAGTCGATTGCGTTGGGGTCGGTTCAGTTAACCCGGTCAACACGCCCGAATTGGCAGGCAATGTTGCGATCGCACTTTGCGCTACCAACGGCAACATCTGATCTGCAACTTTGACATTGACGATCGAATTGGGAGGTGCGATCGCGCTGAGACAAATCGCTTCTCCCGGCAGTCGAGCTACATCGACCGTAGGAGTCAGCGAACCTTCTGCAAACGATTGTCCAACTGGAGCAGGTGGCTGATTCGATTTGCGCGTGACTTTAATTTTAAGTTCCTCTTCCCCATAGCGAACCGAGAACTGATTCTCGCCCATTTGCAGAGGGAAACTGGGCGCAAAATGTCCTCCACGACTACGCTGAATGCGTTTGCCATTGACAAGCACTTCTCCTTGAGGGGGAGCCGAACCGATGAGAAAGATTTGTTTTGCGATCGTTTCATGTTCGCCCGGTGGATACACCACAGTTAAGGCAGGCTTTGACCAAGCGATCGAAATCGTCAAAATCACAGTCAAGACGGCTAACATTAACGCGCTGAGAAATCGCTTCATTGCTGCTGGAACCGAA is part of the Leptolyngbya boryana PCC 6306 genome and harbors:
- the recJ gene encoding single-stranded-DNA-specific exonuclease RecJ, with amino-acid sequence MPDPVPQWQIHQAEIPDVFVQAVKQQAPGIEGRYLPQLLWQRGIRDIEQLAGFLNAAHYQPMSSVEFGQEMQWAVQRLVQAIEREEAIAIWGDFDADGVTSTAVLWDGLGQFFPQNQKLFYYIPNRFTESHGLSKTGIDQLQHVQVIVTCDTGSTNLDEIQYAQSLGIDVIVTDHHTLPESRPPVIAIVNPRSLEKDHPFASLSGVAVAYKLVEAMYEALPDVPEKPIENLLDLVAIGLIADLVELKGDCRYLAQKGIEQLQKQSTKAATRPGITRLLELCKRSGDRPTDISFGLGPRINAVSRIQGDAHFCVELLTSQDVQRCKELADETELANTRRKALQKDVLQQAKAKLAQLDLSTTGVIVLWDEQWSGGVLGLVAGQIAQEYGKPTILLTVDEEFARGSARSTNQIDLYQLVKDQAHLLHRFGGHPFAAGLSLAIDNLPLFAQAINQRLLQQSDPPTPTIQADLCVTVSELNLELYKELRLIEPCGMGNPIPKLLIQNCWFQAGRNTKIQDLYGRKVEYIRTPFMICDESAAQGFPGIWWGHYAYELPTGRCDAIVELENNTFRKRYEVRLVAVRSCEEIKPAQTQWLLDWRTQRTEEKAIELKTVPTSWNELKIWYRRALTEQCPLAIAYPPPTLLPAAEIWQTFVGIAKYLSRTGKTATRQQLYDRLMIGDIALKAGIQTLESLGFHVTYSDQGFSFSFKEQAASNLMLEPFFAAIREEQFYRQYFAQVPLTTIQAIVVN
- a CDS encoding N-acetylmuramoyl-L-alanine amidase; the protein is MKRFLSALMLAVLTVILTISIAWSKPALTVVYPPGEHETIAKQIFLIGSAPPQGEVLVNGKRIQRSRGGHFAPSFPLQMGENQFSVRYGEEELKIKVTRKSNQPPAPVGQSFAEGSLTPTVDVARLPGEAICLSAIAPPNSIVNVKVADQMLPLVAQSAIATLPANSGVLTGLTEPTPTQSTQYAGCVTPKTSGDLGKVTYLLGNVSQEAPGKISILDPARLEIAEVTAEQGTARTGASTDFSRLTPLPRGTRATITAREGDWLRLEYGGWIRSSDVKIIPGATPVRSLIRGITSRTVKDWTEVRFPLQIPVPITVAQDQNRFILTLYNTTAQTDTIRLSTDPAIARLDWQQVAPEKIEYRFNLKSNQQWGYKLRYEGTTLVLSLKHPPRMRKNSLSGMKILLDPGHGGSEDLGSRGGTGYPEKEVALITSKLLREELVKRGARVVMTREADIDLDLAPRVKQINETEPTIALSIHYNALPDDGDAINTKGVATFWYQPQAHDLAVFLHDYLVKKLDRPSYGVYWNNLALTRPTVAPTVLLELGFMINPDEFEWITNPVEQKRLAATLADGVTEWFAQSQLQ